In Pseudobythopirellula maris, a single window of DNA contains:
- a CDS encoding glycosyltransferase, protein MKPSLTVVLPVHNAEASLRRDTYAVVEACSELTGRFELLILDDGSTDDTYEVANELAAEYRQIRVTRRSKRAGLGEALETIRRRIKSDVVIVHDGASRVNAEQLRLVWKQQTLAARGGAQPDAGVSFADLRRPGQTHAAMAEAHRRLMGFQRITVDASAEESPTAPLDKPQERRDGVGSIPPLPRPNLLSALTAFALNE, encoded by the coding sequence ATGAAACCCTCGTTGACCGTTGTGCTGCCGGTCCACAATGCCGAGGCGTCGCTGCGTCGCGACACGTACGCCGTTGTCGAGGCGTGTTCCGAGCTCACCGGGCGCTTCGAGCTGCTGATCCTCGACGACGGGTCGACCGACGACACCTACGAGGTCGCCAACGAGTTGGCCGCCGAGTACCGGCAGATCCGCGTGACGCGTCGCTCGAAGCGGGCCGGTCTGGGCGAGGCGCTCGAGACGATCCGCCGCCGCATCAAGTCGGACGTGGTCATCGTCCACGACGGGGCGTCGCGCGTGAACGCCGAGCAACTGCGGCTCGTTTGGAAGCAGCAAACGCTCGCCGCCCGCGGCGGCGCCCAGCCCGACGCGGGGGTGTCGTTCGCCGACCTCCGCCGCCCCGGCCAGACGCACGCCGCGATGGCCGAAGCGCACCGCCGGTTGATGGGCTTCCAGCGGATCACGGTCGACGCGAGCGCCGAAGAGTCGCCGACCGCACCACTCGACAAGCCGCAAGAACGCCGCGACGGGGTCGGCAGCATCCCGCCGTTGCCGCGGCCCAACTTGCTTAGCGCGCTGACCGCTTTTGCTCTGAACGAGTGA
- the hisI gene encoding phosphoribosyl-AMP cyclohydrolase: MASDPDQIPAFSSDDTLLPAIVQSADSGKVLMLAYMNREAYEETLRTGATVFYSRSRNSLWRKGETSGHVQHVRQLLVDCDGDTILVKVDQVGPGACHVGYPTCFYREVTPDGLRVVEEMAYDAKKTYGGE, from the coding sequence ATGGCGTCTGACCCCGACCAAATCCCGGCCTTCAGCAGCGACGACACGTTGTTGCCCGCCATCGTGCAGTCGGCCGACAGCGGCAAGGTTCTGATGCTCGCCTACATGAACCGCGAGGCGTACGAGGAGACTCTGCGCACCGGCGCCACGGTGTTCTACAGCCGCAGCCGCAACTCTTTGTGGCGTAAGGGCGAGACCAGCGGCCACGTGCAACACGTGCGGCAGTTGCTCGTCGATTGCGACGGCGACACGATCTTGGTGAAAGTCGACCAAGTGGGCCCCGGCGCCTGCCACGTTGGCTACCCCACGTGCTTCTACCGCGAGGTCACCCCCGACGGCCTGCGAGTCGTTGAAGAGATGGCCTACGACGCCAAGAAGACCTACGGGGGGGAATGA
- a CDS encoding RidA family protein, with protein MSIEKRLSELGLELPEAPSILGLYKPVLVVDGLAYTSGHGPLKPEGGFVTGRLGDDLGVDEGSAAARMTGLAMLASLKAELGSLDRVGRLVKTLGLVQATPDFAAHPAVINGFSELMRDALGDEAGVAARSAFGAASLPAGWAVEIEAVFTVCD; from the coding sequence ATGAGCATCGAGAAGCGACTTAGCGAACTGGGCCTTGAGCTGCCCGAAGCCCCCAGCATCTTGGGACTCTACAAACCGGTGTTGGTCGTGGACGGGTTGGCCTACACGTCGGGCCACGGCCCGCTGAAACCCGAGGGCGGGTTTGTTACCGGCCGGCTCGGCGACGACCTCGGCGTGGACGAGGGGAGCGCCGCGGCGCGGATGACCGGGCTGGCGATGCTCGCCTCGCTCAAGGCGGAACTCGGCTCGCTCGACCGCGTGGGGCGGCTGGTCAAGACGCTGGGGCTCGTGCAAGCGACCCCCGACTTTGCCGCTCACCCGGCTGTGATCAACGGCTTCAGCGAGCTGATGCGCGACGCGCTCGGCGACGAAGCGGGCGTGGCGGCTCGCAGCGCGTTTGGCGCGGCGTCGCTTCCGGCAGGCTGGGCGGTCGAGATCGAGGCGGTCTTCACGGTTTGTGACTGA
- a CDS encoding helix-turn-helix domain-containing protein — protein MNLSDDYEAKHSLDPNAQPLPPPVVAPIARPEAAVLHRVAEVRREQGLSVRSAARRMGVSMEQVRTEEDPSFDLSLTALSRWQSALEVPIVDLLVEQDTPLSRPVLDRARLLRVMKTVRAIKESCTHASTVRQVDMLEQQMLEIMPELAEVSAWHSVGQRRTQEELGRIAERPISDSFAREGLS, from the coding sequence ATGAACCTTTCAGACGACTACGAAGCAAAGCACAGCTTGGACCCCAACGCGCAGCCGCTGCCCCCGCCCGTCGTGGCGCCGATCGCTCGCCCCGAAGCCGCCGTCCTGCATCGCGTGGCCGAGGTGCGCCGCGAGCAGGGCCTGTCGGTCCGCAGCGCGGCGAGACGCATGGGCGTGTCGATGGAGCAGGTGCGCACCGAGGAGGACCCCTCGTTCGACCTGTCGCTGACCGCCCTGAGCCGCTGGCAGAGCGCGCTCGAGGTGCCGATCGTCGACCTCTTGGTCGAGCAAGACACGCCGCTGTCGCGGCCGGTGCTCGACCGGGCCCGGCTGCTGCGCGTGATGAAGACCGTGCGGGCGATCAAAGAGTCGTGCACCCACGCCTCGACCGTCCGCCAAGTCGATATGCTCGAGCAGCAGATGCTCGAGATCATGCCGGAGCTCGCCGAGGTGAGCGCCTGGCACTCGGTCGGCCAGCGCCGCACGCAAGAGGAGCTGGGCCGAATCGCGGAGCGTCCGATCTCGGACAGCTTTGCGCGAGAGGGACTCTCTTAG